CCTTAAAGTCCTGATGCTCATCCCTAggtgggggaggaaagaaaaaaagtttgtaCCTTGGAATACCTAGATGTGAAAGGTTCTGCGAACTGTatgagaacaaaaaaacccaccccaataccaactaaaatattttttaaacagtGAAGTCCATATTGAAACTCACTGCAATGTATTCAGTGTTACTCCTAGCAGTAATTTTGGACTGAATAACATGAAAGATTCCCTTTGGTACTTTCAGAAGTAACAGGGTTGCCCTTTTCAGCAACAAATGGTGTGTACATATATGTATTATTTCCATTGCATTTATCGATGTACTGTGTTTAAATGAGCactaaaatataaaaatcagcAAGATACAAGAATGAGAATTTCCCCCTTCTCATCTAGCTCAGCAGTTTATCAATAGCACACTGTGTTTCTGTGCTAGATACTAAGTTCAGGTCATTAGCGTCTAAGAAAACAGGGGCATGCTGAGCAGTAATTACAGTGCATGACATAACTCTCAGGTGACTTCAAGAATGAGTTATGAAGGAAGCACCAGCTACTGGTAGAGTCTTAACAGGAGAATAAAACAGGAAGAatgaacagagctggcagagttAGTGAATCTTGATAATGTTCTAATAAATCCTATTCAATCTCTGTCCCTGTACTTTTGGTGTGAAGCTATTTTTCAAAAATTACAACAACATCCTAAGTAGCCTAAGATTACTGCACCACTATTTTTAAGCACAACTTttctaaaaaagaaacaaaatgcttgCCAGTAATTATCAGGCTCCATTAGTCTAGGAATCTTCATTACGTATTTCTGACCCGCAAACCTGATCCTCTACAAGATCTCTGTATATAGACCAGCTTGAGAAGGAATCTGAGATTAGAAGAGTAAAGAACATTATCATGTCTTTAGGCTTTCTGTGTCAACAAACAGCTCCTCTAAGAAGCAGGTGCCCATCCACCTAAACCAAGAGCATCCTGGATGAAACCCTTGAATGGCTGGTATTGCAATATTGGCAACAAAAATCAGTGTTTTGACTTCACAGGGTTAGCAGCCTCACTTTTAAGGGACTTCTTTAGCATTACCTGACTTAAGTCAAAGAACTGTGTTTGACTCCTGCTGATGTACTTCAGCAGTGCAGTTTTTCCTACTCAAGACTGTAGAAATTTGTTTAGAACTATTAGACAACTGGTTTAGATGAAGCTGGAATTAACAAGGCTATTTAACCTATATTTTAATTTAACCTAAAGGATAAAAAGCCCCTCCAGCTTAACAcagactttccttttcttccacatTTCACTTATTAGCTGGATGAATGATTAGGGAATATACGGCAAGACTGTCTTAGTGCAATTTTTGTGTTAAGGCAATGTTACGTTTTTGTAGCATTTACCATATTCAGAACCACAAACTCCTCTCTTGTCTATAAGAAAGCTCTCTTCCCTACAGAGCCAAAGCCAAGAATTATTTCTTATATAACTGATTGTCCATAACTACATCTAAAGTCTTTCTCACAGAAAGTTCCAATCATGGTAAAAGTTACTAAGACAGTAGTTATTTATTTTACTCTGCTTGCCCTCAGTGCAACAATCAAGTGTTTATTTCCACATGCATACCCTATTCTGTAgtattttttaatgttgttgTGGAAAAGAAACCTgcaacaaaacccaccccaaccctGTTCCCATTTCCAGTCTTGCTCCCACCCTGTAAGCACAGAGATTACCTGTAGAGACCAAAGTAACGGAGTTTCTTCATGAGGCCGTAGTAGGTGTTGTGAGGAGGATACCAGCTGTAGACCTCCTTCCGCTTGGCCAAAGGCTGCTCACTAAATAACTTCACTACTTTCATTGATTTTGAGTCAGTTGGCCTGACAACTTCTCCAAATATCTGAGCACTCAGCCGAGCCATTCGAAGGGCGTAACTGGAAACATTGGACATTTCTCAAGGAAGAGTGGACACACATAGAGAGTTGGACCTTCCTGCAAAACCAATACAAAAGTCACAACTCTACAATGACTGAGTATTGCAAGCTAGCCCAGAATCAAggcaaacagaatcacagaacggcttagcttggaagggacctcagagatcatccactccaacctccctgccatgagcgaggacacctctcaactagacttggctgcccaaggcctcttccaacctggccttgagtaccccagggaggaggcatccacagcctccatgggcagcctattccagtatcccaccacccttgtactgaagaacttcttcctaagatccagtctgaacctactctccctcagcttcaaaccattcccctttgtcctgtctctagacaccctcatgaaaagcccctctgcagccttcctgtaggaacccttcaggtattggaaggcagctctaagtgttctcttctccaagctgaacaaccctgactccctcagcctgtcctcatagcagagatgctccagcccttggatcatctttgtggcccgttggactcactccagcacagaCCAGATGACAGGGACAGGAAGTgtgccccagagcagaggtAACAGAACACAATTGTTCTAATTCTTAGAACACAGCCCTGCATATAAAGAATGCCTAACATTAGCAGTGTAACTAGGACACTAAGGACAGCAATATGGACTACAGAAGTACCTACACTGAACCACAATTTACCATGGCTAGTTTATTAGCAGATCCCACTCAGCTTGCTTAAGGATGCAATTACATTGTGACTGCCAAAACCAGCACCCACTCTGATGCCTCTGACTTCTACAAAAGTAGAAAGTAAGACACCACTTAAACAGATTCACAAAGAAGCCTGGAAGTTATTCTCAAGAAAATTTCTCATGCTGTTTAAAACACTGAGCGAACATGGTTAAAGCCCATCTAATAGAACCAGCCTATTAActataaaaataattgtttctcTCTATGAGTAACACATCTTTCCCTTCTCAAGTCCCTTCCCTTGATAATTTCTATCAGGTTTTCCTCCATTATCTTTTCAGTCTCTCCTGGTATCTATTCTTTTTAAGAGTGGAAAGAAACAATTTCCCTACGctagattcttttttttcccccatggaAATCCCATATCAGCAGTTTCCAATTCTCTTTCATTTGTCTCCCACCTACAGACACCTCTGCAACAAAAATGCTGGGAGGACAAAATCATCATTATTAGGTCACCAGACATGACAACATCTGCAGGCTCTAAAAGAAGCATGCAGAAGGTTTTTCTTTCAGCTATCCTACCCCCTCCctaccttttctcttctttacaCCTTTTCTTTACTCTTTCTTTGCAAAATGGGATGTAATAGACAAGGAGTCCCATAATCCTCTATTTGAAGCTGTATGTTGCCTGTACTGTGCCTCTGGAATAAGTGATGACATATGTCTCCAGAGACATTATACAGGGTTCATTCAAGTGCTCTACACTTATGTTAAAAGCTTAAAATTCTTGTTTTAAGAAGTATTGCACAGCTGATCCCAGAAGATGagtataaaaaaattaaagagcaTGAATCAGGGACAAGAGTAATCAGCAAGACTGGGCTAAGTCCATTCTAGCACGGTAACAGGGAGCCTGCTGTTTAGTAACACAAACCTTAAGCATTCATAACCTCACTTACATCCATCTGCCCATTGGAGGACCTGAGAAACAACCATGTACTTTGAGTTTCTCTGTTAGCAAAGCAATAGAAAGGAagcgggggaaaaaaaaaatcaagcatgAAAACAATACAAGCAATCTGCATCAAAGAATAACGAAAGGAGTaacaaaaaggaagataaaGTGTCAGAGACTCAAATTAAGGCAGCAGGCCTAGTGCAAGAAGGCAGAAATTTTTAATCACAGGGCAGCACTTCAACTTGAGCACCTATTACAGGGGGGAATAATCACCAAGTCTTGCTAAATGATCCATTTCAGAGCAGCCAGTCCTAATTTCCACATTCAGAGATAGGAGATAGAGCAACAAATTGTCCCCAAATCTCTGTCCCACATCACCACTCTACCACCAGACTCAAACACAAAGCTTGTATAATCTCTCCCAACTATACCTTGAAGTTAAAACACCTTGAACTCCTCAATGATGCAAACCAGTGGTATGAGGGACCTGCTGTTAACTTCAGAATCACTAATGCAATCTAAATAGCCAAAGCTAGAGTTCCCCATTAATCCTTGTCCATCTAAGAATATTTGAGAGATAACAAAGGCAAAGTC
The nucleotide sequence above comes from Indicator indicator isolate 239-I01 chromosome 14, UM_Iind_1.1, whole genome shotgun sequence. Encoded proteins:
- the MRPS33 gene encoding 28S ribosomal protein S33, mitochondrial, translated to MSNVSSYALRMARLSAQIFGEVVRPTDSKSMKVVKLFSEQPLAKRKEVYSWYPPHNTYYGLMKKLRYFGLYRDEHQDFKDEMRRLKKLRGKEKPKKGEGKRALKKK